The following are encoded in a window of Oncorhynchus keta strain PuntledgeMale-10-30-2019 chromosome 10, Oket_V2, whole genome shotgun sequence genomic DNA:
- the LOC118372369 gene encoding amphoterin-induced protein 3-like: protein MFWSQGVAAPLVLVLNPLLLVLLLQQQVTEAEVWAEDEVWAEAEIGADAGVGAEAGVGVGVWVDAGVGAEAKVGDEAGVRGEAGVRGKAGVRGKVEVGAEAVTEDGVGADSGVGAWVRAKAEVGAVAVTEAGVRAKANVKAEAGVGAEAVTEAGVGTEVGADSGVGAWVRAKAEVRAGVGAETVTEVGVEAGPGAEAVPGAEAGAEASFGACLAGVGTSEAEDGAEVGASEAEAEVSSCPKGCLCCSDILSCADQGLKTLPSELHAYITTLDLNHNHLTELKEGSFAALPRLESLRLAHNRLKCLEAGTFRNSRSLRQLDLSSNQLDKVEVHYFLELTELEELLLFNNRIVRVESKALAALGNLRKAYVSHNHLTDFPFFSIQEDSHPFLATMDLSSNSMSKLPLVDIETLPAALQSGLFLHNNTLICECEMYNMFRRWEQKGFTSVRDFREEYTCLVYGERKASVKFFQHRRFFELNLNCSSAVAGAVREPEGSLLVYEGDGVVLDCHTTLRGQHLTYLWVSPHHGAGAPPENNGTLRMHANGSLEIVSAQAEDSGVYWCKVFDAVKKNESWEVNVTVLMRHDEAEPFNTGFTTLIGCVTTLVLVLMYLYLTPCRCWCCKHPLPPGTPSPANDQSSILTSPPPSTTEGPGRKMCESTFTITDQTPRLGAWNNLPSPR, encoded by the coding sequence ATGTTCTGGTCTCAGGGTGTAGCTGCCCCTTTGGTGCTGGTGTTGAACCCTCTCCTCCTAGTGTTGCTGCTGCAACAGCAGGTAACTGAGGCTGAGGTCTGGGCTGAGGATGAGGTCTGGGCTGAGGCCGAGATAGGGGCTGATGCTGGGGTCGGAGCAGAGGccggggttggggttggggtctGGGTTGATGCTGGAGTTGGGGCTGAGGCCAAGGTCGGGGATGAGGCTGGGGTCAGGGGTGAGGCTGGGGTCAGGGGTAAGGCTGGGGTCAGGGGTAAGGTTGAGGTCGGGGCTGAGGCTGTGACTGAGGATGGGGTCGGGGCTGATTCTGGGGTCGGTGCTTGGGTCAGGGCTAAGGCTGAGGTTGGGGCTGTGGCTGTGACTGAGGCTGGGGTCAGGGCTAAGGCTAATGTcaaggctgaggctggggttggggctgaggctgtgactgaggctggggttgggactgaggtCGGGGCTGATTCTGGGGTCGGTGCTTGGGTCAGGGCTAAGGCTGAGGTcagggctggggttggggctgagaCTGTGACTGAGGTCGGGGTTGAGGCCGGACCTGGGGCTGAGGCCGTacctggggctgaggctggggctgaggccaGTTTCGGAGCTTGTTTGGCTGGGGTCGGGACTAGTGAGGCCGAGGATGGGGCTGAGGTCGGGGCTagtgaggctgaggctgaggtcAGCAGCTGTCCCAAGGGATGCCTGTGTTGCTCCGACATCCTCAGCTGCGCCGACCAGGGTCTGAAGACGCTGCCCTCTGAGCTACATGCgtacatcaccaccctggacctCAACCACAACCACCTGACTGAGTTGAAGGAGGGAAGCTTTGCTGCGCTGCCCCGTCTGGAGTCCCTCCGCCTGGCTCACAACCGTCTGAAATGCCTCGAGGCCGGAACCTTCCGGAACAGCAGATCGCTACGGCAACTGGACCTGTCGTCCAATCAGCTAGACAAAGTGGAGGTGCACTACTTTCTGGAGCTGACAGAATTGGAGGAGCTGCTGCTCTTCAACAACCGCATCGTTCGGGTGGAGAGCAAGGCCCTTGCGGCGCTCGGCAACCTGCGCAAGGCCTACGTGAGCCACAACCACCTCACGGACTTCCCATTCTTCTCCATCCAGGAGGACAGCCACCCCTTCCTGGCCACCATGGACCTGTCCTCCAACAGCATGTCCAAACTCCCCCTGGTGGACATCGAGACCCTGCCGGCGGCCTTGCAGAGCGGACTCTTCCTCCACAACAACACCCTGATCTGCGAGTGCGAAATGTACAATATGTTCCGGCGCTGGGAACAGAAGGGATTCACCTCCGTCAGGGATTTTCGTGAGGAATACACCTGCCTGGTGTACGGGGAACGCAAGGCCTCCGTTAAGTTTTTCCAGCACAGACGCTTCTTTGAACTGAACTTAAACTGCAGTTCGGCGGTGGCTGGAGCTGTCAGGGAGCCTGAGGGCAGCCTGCTGGTGTACGAAGGAGATGGCGTGGTTCTGGACTGTCACACCACGCTCAGAGGACAGCACCTGACCTACCTGTGGGTGTCACCTCACCATGGAGCCGGTGCTCCGCCGGAGAACAACGGCACTCTCCGCATGCATGCCAACGGCAGCCTGGAGATCGTATCAGCGCAGGCTGAGGACTCCGGCGTGTACTGGTGCAAGGTCTTCGACGCAGTCAAGAAGAACGAGTCATGGGAGGTCAACGTGACGGTGTTGATGCGGCACGACGAGGCCGAGCCCTTCAACACGGGGTTTACGACCCTCATAGGGTGCGTGACGACCCTCGTCCTGGTCCTCATGTACCTCTACCTGACCCCCTGCCGCTGCTGGTGCTGCAAGCACCCCCTGCCGCCGGGTACCCCCAGCCCCGCCAACGACCAGTCCTCGATCCTGACCTCCCCCCCACCCAGCACCACAGAGGGCCCAGGCCGCAAG
- the LOC127932602 gene encoding uncharacterized protein LOC127932602 — MAPMGRESGQSVTRRGICTSFNSIKGHSVPALIGSGPQRSLSPCPDWVWASKVTQSLPWLGLGLKGHSVPALVGSGPQRSLSPCPGWVWASKVTQSLPWLGLGLKGHSVPALVGSGPQRSLSPCPGWVWATKVTQSLPWLGLGHKGHSVPALVGSGPQRSLSPCPGWVWASKVTQSLPWLGLGLKGHSVPALVGSGPQRSLSPCPGWVWASKVTQSLPWLGLGLKGHSVPALVGFGPQRLLSPCPGWVWASKITQSLHWLGLGLKGHSVPALVGFGHQRSLSPCPGWVWASKVTQSLPWLGLGIKGHSVPALVGFGHQRSLSPCPGWVWASKVTQSLPWLGLGLKGHSVPALVGFVNFM; from the exons ATGGCGCCGATGGGAAGGGAGAGTGGCCAGAGTGTCACCAGGCGTGGAATCTGTACGTCC TTCAATAGCATCAAAGGTCACTCAGTCCCTGCCCTGATTGGGTCTGGGCCTCAAAGGTCACTCAGTCCCTGCCCTGATTGGGTCTGGGCCTCAAAG GTCACTCAGTCCCTGCCCTGGTTGGGTCTGGGCCTCAAAGGTCACTCAGTCCCTGCCCTGGTTGGGTCTGGGCCTCAAAG GTCACTCAGTCCCTGCCCTGGTTGGGTCTGGGCCTCAAAGGTCACTCAGTCCCTGCCCTGGTTGGGTCTGGGCCTCAAAGGTCACTCAGTCCCTGCCCTGGTTGGGTCTGGGCCTCAAAGGTCACTCAGTCCCTGCCCTGGTTGGGTCTGGGCCACAAAGGTCACTCAGTCCCTGCCCTGGTTGGGTCTGGGCCACAAAGGTCACTCAGTCCCTGCCCTGGTTGGGTCTGGGCCACAAAG GTCACTCAGTCCCTGCCCTGGTTGGGTCTGGGCCTCAAAGGTCACTCAGTCCCTGCCCTGGTTGGGTCTGGGCCTCAAAGGTCACTCAGTCCCTGCCCTGGTTGGGTCTGGGCCTCAAAGGTCACTCAGTCCCTGCCCTGGTTGGGTCTGGGCCTCAAAGGTCACTCAGTCCCTGCCCTGGTTGGGTCTGGGCCTCAAAGGTCATTCAGTCCCTGCCCTGGTTGGGTTTGGGCCTCAAAGGTTACTCAGTCCCTGCCCTGGTTGGGTTTGGGCCTCAAAGATCACTCAGTCCCTGCACTGGTTGGGTTTGGGCCTCAAAGGTCACTCAGTTCCTGCCCTGGTTGGGTTTGGGCATCAAAGGTCACTCAGTCCCTGCCCTGGTTGGGTTTGGGCCTCAAAG GTCACTCAGTCCCTGCCCTGGTTGGGTTTGGGCATCAAAGGTCACTCAGTCCCTGCCCTGGTTGGGTTTGGGCATCAAAGGTCACTCAGTCCCTGCCCTGGTTGGGTTTGGGCCTCGAAGGTCACTCAGTCCCTGCCCTGGTTGGGTTTGGGCCTCAAAGGTCACTCAGTCCCTGCCCTGGTTGGGTTTGTTAATTTCATGTGA